The proteins below are encoded in one region of Anaerobaca lacustris:
- a CDS encoding Gfo/Idh/MocA family oxidoreductase produces the protein MNRRQFLQTTAAGIALSSFGGLVPAFAQPKPKRVALIGTGWYGKSALFRLLQIAPVEVVAVCDVDRNMVAEAARMVADRQASKKTPRTYGDYRQMLKQEELDIVHVATPDHWHALPMIAAVQAGADVYVEKPISVDVVEGQAMLAAARKHGRVVQVNMQRRSTPHLIEARKRVIEAGLLGNIAHVEICCYYHMRARGKAPEMTPPEHLDYEMWTGPAPMRPYNRWVHPRGWRAFMEYGNGIVGDMCVHMLDMVRWLLDLGWPTRISSTGGILVDKASTANTNDTQIATFDFGDLPVVWTHRTWGSAPDPEYPWGGVIYGDKGTLKLDVHKYEFIPHGQGERLSGKALYEYDKYPEDETEKDLERHVAAPMRRHWQNLLDAIETRTRPVCDIEQGYITATSCILANMACQLGRTLQWDPQQGKVVGDDEANRLLKRPYRSPWVHPDPANV, from the coding sequence ATGAATCGTCGTCAATTCCTTCAGACCACCGCCGCCGGAATTGCCTTGTCGTCCTTTGGGGGGCTCGTCCCCGCCTTCGCGCAGCCCAAGCCCAAGCGCGTCGCCCTGATCGGAACCGGCTGGTACGGCAAGAGTGCGCTGTTTCGGCTGCTCCAGATCGCGCCGGTCGAGGTCGTCGCCGTCTGTGACGTGGACCGCAACATGGTGGCCGAGGCCGCCCGAATGGTCGCCGACCGTCAGGCCTCCAAGAAGACGCCTCGCACCTACGGCGACTACCGCCAGATGCTCAAACAGGAAGAGCTGGACATCGTGCATGTGGCCACGCCGGACCACTGGCACGCGCTGCCGATGATTGCGGCGGTCCAGGCGGGCGCCGACGTCTACGTGGAAAAACCCATCAGCGTGGACGTTGTCGAAGGCCAGGCGATGCTGGCGGCGGCAAGAAAGCACGGCAGAGTGGTCCAGGTGAACATGCAGCGGCGCAGCACGCCGCACCTGATCGAGGCCCGCAAACGCGTGATCGAGGCCGGCTTGCTGGGCAACATCGCCCACGTCGAAATCTGCTGCTACTATCACATGCGGGCGCGGGGCAAGGCGCCTGAGATGACCCCGCCCGAACACCTCGACTACGAGATGTGGACCGGCCCGGCCCCGATGCGGCCGTACAACCGTTGGGTCCACCCTCGCGGCTGGCGGGCCTTCATGGAGTACGGCAACGGGATCGTCGGCGACATGTGCGTACACATGCTCGATATGGTCCGTTGGCTGCTCGATCTCGGCTGGCCCACACGCATCAGCTCCACCGGAGGCATCCTCGTCGACAAGGCGAGCACCGCCAATACCAACGACACCCAGATCGCCACGTTCGACTTCGGCGACCTGCCGGTCGTGTGGACCCATCGGACCTGGGGCAGCGCTCCCGATCCGGAGTATCCCTGGGGCGGCGTCATCTACGGCGACAAGGGCACGCTCAAGCTCGATGTCCACAAGTATGAGTTCATCCCGCACGGCCAGGGCGAGCGGCTCAGCGGCAAGGCCCTCTACGAATACGACAAGTATCCCGAAGACGAGACCGAGAAGGACCTCGAACGCCACGTCGCGGCGCCGATGCGACGCCACTGGCAGAACCTCCTCGATGCGATCGAGACGCGGACCAGGCCCGTCTGCGACATCGAGCAGGGCTACATCACCGCGACCTCGTGCATCCTGGCAAATATGGCCTGCCAGCTCGGCCGCACCCTCCAGTGGGACCCACAGCAGGGCAAGGTCGTCGGCGACGACGAGGCCAACCGTCTCCTGAAGCGGCCCTATCGCAGCCCCTGGGTCCACCCCGATCCGGCGAATGTCTAA
- a CDS encoding sulfatase family protein, with amino-acid sequence MQSNMNRRGFLRLSAGAAALASFSWTASHAGASKRPNVVVIVSDDHGRGDLGCYGNPVVQTPHLDALAAEGVRFTNAFCTTASCSASRSVILSGLYNHYNGQYGHEHSYHHFRSFDHVRSLPVLLTQAGYRTARIGKYHVAPEEVYRFDVALPGGSRSPVRMADNCKAFVASGDAKPFFLYFCMSDPHRGGGKAADLPHEPDRFGNRDQGYPGVKEVTYDPEEIVVPDYLPDIPECRAELAQYYQSVSRVDQGVGRLIEVLKQAGQYDNTIVIYISDNGIAFAGAKTTLYEPGMNLPCIVRTPWQKNKGIACDALVNYADLTPTILDFAGATPGDYEFHGRSFQPVLERRHADGWDTTYASHTFHEITMYYPMRVVRERRFKLIWNIAHGLEYPFASDLLESATWQGNLKRGNTRYGRRTIDAYLHRPRFELYDLQNDPHEVVNLADDPDHQARLNEMKARLKAFQEQTKDPWILKWEYE; translated from the coding sequence ATGCAGTCGAACATGAATCGAAGAGGATTCCTGAGGCTCTCGGCCGGTGCTGCGGCACTTGCATCGTTCTCGTGGACCGCCTCACACGCTGGAGCTTCAAAGAGACCGAACGTCGTCGTGATCGTCAGCGACGATCACGGGCGAGGCGATCTGGGCTGTTATGGCAATCCCGTCGTCCAGACGCCCCATCTCGACGCCCTGGCGGCCGAGGGCGTGCGCTTCACCAATGCGTTCTGCACGACAGCCAGTTGCAGCGCCAGTCGCTCGGTCATCCTCAGCGGCCTGTACAATCACTACAACGGCCAGTACGGGCACGAGCACAGCTACCACCACTTCCGCAGCTTCGATCACGTGCGGAGTCTTCCCGTGCTGTTGACGCAGGCCGGCTACCGCACGGCCCGCATCGGCAAGTACCACGTCGCGCCCGAGGAGGTCTACCGGTTCGACGTCGCGCTGCCGGGTGGCAGCCGCAGCCCCGTTCGTATGGCCGACAACTGCAAGGCCTTCGTCGCCTCTGGTGACGCCAAGCCGTTCTTCCTCTATTTCTGCATGTCCGACCCGCATCGCGGCGGAGGCAAGGCCGCCGATCTGCCGCACGAGCCCGACCGCTTCGGCAATCGCGATCAGGGCTACCCCGGCGTCAAGGAAGTGACATACGATCCCGAGGAGATTGTCGTGCCGGACTACTTGCCCGACATCCCCGAGTGCCGGGCCGAGCTGGCGCAGTATTACCAGTCGGTCTCTCGCGTCGATCAGGGCGTTGGACGTCTGATCGAGGTGCTCAAGCAGGCCGGCCAATATGACAACACGATCGTGATCTACATCTCCGACAACGGCATTGCCTTCGCAGGCGCCAAGACGACGCTGTACGAACCCGGCATGAACCTGCCCTGCATCGTCCGCACGCCATGGCAGAAAAACAAGGGCATCGCCTGCGACGCACTGGTCAACTACGCCGACCTGACGCCGACGATTCTGGACTTCGCCGGCGCGACGCCGGGCGACTACGAATTCCACGGCCGCTCGTTCCAGCCCGTGCTCGAACGCCGCCATGCGGATGGATGGGACACGACCTACGCGTCGCACACGTTCCACGAGATCACGATGTACTATCCGATGCGAGTGGTGCGGGAGCGGCGGTTCAAGCTGATCTGGAACATCGCGCACGGCCTGGAGTACCCATTCGCCAGCGATCTGTTAGAGTCGGCGACCTGGCAGGGCAACCTCAAGCGGGGCAACACGCGCTACGGCAGGCGCACCATCGACGCCTACCTGCATCGGCCGAGATTCGAGCTGTACGATCTTCAGAACGACCCGCACGAGGTGGTCAATCTGGCCGATGACCCGGACCACCAGGCCAGGCTCAACGAGATGAAGGCCAGGCTCAAGGCCTTCCAGGAACAGACCAAGGACCCATGGATCCTCAAATGGGAATACGAATAA